The following are from one region of the Chthonomonadales bacterium genome:
- the aroC gene encoding chorismate synthase: MLRFLTGGESHGPALSAVIEGLPAGLAVDIGEVNRQLKRRQGGYGRGTRQQIESDAVEVLSGIRFGRTLGSPVTLVVRNRDWENWRERMSIEAVADETAPIVEARPGHADFAGMLKYATSDLRNVLERSSARNTATLVAVGAICRALLSACGARVMSHVVLLGGIAAELPAHPDYAAVERAAEGSPVRVADPIAEARILTAIDEAGARGDTLGGCFEVVAVGCPPGLGSHTHWDRRLDSRIAAALMGIQAIKGVELGMGFGVARRPGSQVHDEIFHDPATGFARSTNNAGGVEGGMTNGEPVVARAAMKPLSTLKAPLRSVNMETRQAVTAHFERSDVCAVPAAGVIGEAMVGIVLAEAVLEKFGGDSMEEMLRNLDAYYQTIRARGYGAAQAP, from the coding sequence GTGTTACGCTTCCTGACTGGCGGGGAGTCGCATGGCCCGGCGCTCTCGGCGGTGATTGAGGGCCTGCCCGCGGGGCTCGCGGTTGACATCGGCGAGGTCAACCGTCAGCTCAAGCGTCGCCAGGGCGGCTACGGCCGCGGAACGCGCCAGCAGATCGAGAGTGACGCGGTCGAGGTGCTCTCCGGCATCCGCTTCGGGCGGACCCTTGGCAGCCCCGTCACGCTCGTTGTGCGCAACCGCGACTGGGAGAACTGGCGCGAACGCATGTCGATCGAGGCGGTGGCCGACGAGACCGCGCCGATCGTGGAGGCCCGGCCCGGTCACGCCGACTTCGCCGGAATGCTCAAGTACGCCACCAGCGATCTGCGCAACGTCCTCGAGCGCTCAAGCGCCCGAAACACGGCGACGCTCGTGGCCGTGGGCGCAATCTGCCGGGCCCTGTTGAGCGCGTGCGGCGCGCGCGTGATGAGCCACGTCGTGCTCCTCGGCGGCATCGCTGCCGAATTGCCCGCGCACCCCGACTACGCCGCGGTGGAGCGCGCGGCCGAGGGCTCGCCCGTGCGCGTGGCCGACCCGATCGCCGAGGCACGGATCCTGACCGCCATCGACGAGGCGGGCGCGCGCGGCGACACGCTGGGCGGCTGTTTCGAGGTGGTGGCCGTGGGATGCCCGCCCGGGCTCGGGAGCCATACGCACTGGGACCGGCGGCTCGACAGTCGCATCGCGGCGGCGCTTATGGGCATCCAGGCCATCAAGGGCGTGGAGCTCGGGATGGGTTTCGGAGTGGCACGGCGGCCCGGCAGCCAGGTGCACGACGAGATCTTCCATGACCCGGCCACCGGCTTCGCGCGCTCCACGAACAACGCCGGCGGTGTGGAGGGCGGGATGACCAACGGGGAGCCGGTGGTGGCGCGCGCGGCGATGAAGCCGCTGTCGACCCTCAAGGCTCCGCTTCGCTCCGTGAACATGGAGACACGGCAGGCCGTGACCGCGCACTTCGAGCGCTCCGACGTCTGCGCCGTCCCGGCGGCCGGGGTGATCGGCGAGGCGATGGTGGGCATCGTGCTGGCGGAGGCCGTACTCGAGAAGTTCGGCGGCGACAGCATGGAGGAGATGCTTCGCAACCTGGACGCCTACTACCAGACCATTCGTGCGCGCGGGTACGGCGCGGCGCAGGCCCCGTGA
- a CDS encoding shikimate kinase, with product MSPNLVLIGFMGSGKSTIGRRCAAALAFRFRDSDFVVERAAGMSVRAVFAERGEAAFRALESEAVRRLASTLGLVIATGGGAAMDAANAACLRRTGVVVHLRVAPAEVVARVGSARTRPLLSGVADPRARVEELMAARGPRYEAAADATVDGTGLLPEETTRRVLAAYRAAAVAWTWPREPVPVTAGDGTP from the coding sequence GTGAGCCCCAATCTGGTGCTGATCGGTTTCATGGGCAGCGGCAAGTCCACGATAGGGCGCCGCTGCGCCGCCGCGCTGGCCTTCCGATTTCGGGACAGCGACTTCGTCGTGGAGCGTGCCGCCGGCATGTCGGTGCGCGCGGTGTTCGCCGAGCGCGGCGAGGCCGCCTTCCGCGCGCTCGAGTCCGAGGCGGTGCGTCGTCTGGCCTCCACGCTCGGGCTGGTGATCGCGACGGGGGGCGGGGCAGCGATGGACGCGGCGAACGCGGCGTGCCTGCGGCGCACGGGCGTGGTGGTGCATCTGCGCGTTGCGCCGGCCGAGGTCGTGGCGCGGGTCGGCTCCGCCCGCACGCGCCCGCTGCTGTCGGGCGTCGCCGATCCTCGCGCGCGCGTCGAGGAGCTGATGGCGGCGCGCGGCCCGCGCTACGAGGCCGCCGCCGACGCGACCGTGGACGGCACCGGCCTCTTGCCCGAGGAGACCACGCGGCGCGTGCTGGCCGCCTACCGCGCGGCCGCCGTGGCCTGGACCTGGCCCCGCGAGCCCGTGCCGGTCACGGCCGGCGATGGGACGCCATGA
- the aroB gene encoding 3-dehydroquinate synthase, whose translation MRTLRVHLGSRSYAIHVGAGLLANAAEMLCADRWSSAVILTHPGLLAACAAPVAASLRGAGLRTALLCVPAGERQKSLRTAARLYDSLLDASADRRSLLVSVGGGVLGDLGGFVAATYLRGIAFAQIPTTLLAQVDASVGGKTGVDLRRGKNLVGAFHQPRAVIADVATLRTLPRRELRAGLAEVIKYGIISDGALLDRLLLDMPRLLSRDPEALAAAVLRSCEIKADVVARDETEQGPRAILNFGHTVAHALESETGYRRYRHGEAVSIGMVSAALIGEEAGVTPGAVTARILQAVQAAGLPCGLPPDVRIERMLEGMRRDKKATGGRLRFVLALRPGEVTLVDDVAPELVARALERHRRLAR comes from the coding sequence ATGAGGACGCTGCGGGTCCATCTGGGCAGCCGCTCCTACGCGATCCACGTCGGCGCCGGCCTTCTGGCGAACGCCGCCGAGATGCTTTGCGCGGATCGCTGGTCATCTGCCGTCATCCTCACGCACCCCGGCCTGCTCGCGGCGTGCGCGGCGCCTGTGGCGGCCTCGCTGCGCGGCGCCGGCCTGCGAACGGCGTTGCTCTGCGTGCCGGCCGGCGAGCGCCAGAAGAGCCTGCGGACCGCGGCGCGGCTCTACGACTCCCTGCTGGACGCGAGCGCCGATCGACGCTCGCTCCTGGTGAGCGTCGGCGGGGGCGTGCTTGGCGACCTGGGCGGCTTCGTCGCGGCCACCTATCTGCGCGGTATTGCCTTCGCCCAGATCCCGACGACTCTCCTGGCGCAGGTGGACGCGAGCGTGGGCGGCAAGACGGGCGTGGACTTGCGCCGTGGCAAGAACCTGGTGGGCGCCTTCCATCAGCCCCGGGCGGTCATCGCGGATGTGGCGACACTGCGAACGCTTCCCAGGCGCGAGCTTCGCGCCGGTCTGGCCGAGGTCATCAAGTATGGTATAATCAGCGATGGAGCGCTCCTCGATCGCCTTCTTCTCGACATGCCGCGGCTCCTGAGCCGCGACCCGGAAGCGCTGGCGGCGGCCGTGCTGCGCTCTTGCGAGATCAAGGCCGACGTGGTCGCGCGGGACGAGACGGAGCAGGGTCCGCGCGCCATCCTCAACTTCGGCCACACCGTCGCCCACGCGCTCGAGTCGGAGACGGGCTATCGGCGCTACCGGCACGGCGAGGCGGTGTCCATCGGGATGGTGTCGGCCGCACTGATCGGCGAGGAGGCCGGGGTGACGCCGGGCGCGGTCACCGCGCGGATCCTGCAGGCCGTGCAGGCTGCGGGCTTGCCGTGCGGGCTTCCGCCGGACGTACGCATCGAGCGGATGCTCGAGGGCATGCGACGGGACAAGAAGGCCACGGGCGGCCGTCTGCGATTCGTCCTCGCGCTTCGACCGGGAGAGGTCACGCTCGTCGACGACGTGGCGCCGGAACTCGTGGCGCGCGCGCTGGAGCGGCATCGCCGCCTCGCGCGCTAG
- a CDS encoding protein kinase, protein MIGQVVHLRYEVLERVGEGTLLQAYKARDKVMGRMVALKALQPAYARDPAVCAALRSVAGETAALTHPNIARVFEIAEEDGVPFLVTEFVRGINLKERIRRIAPFTLSVAVDFGIAIGEALQHAHGAGILHGDLRPHNVAVSPEGVVKVTDFGMLHAAAASPRAFQTAGARAVHYQAPELSEGRPPSPSADLYALGVILFEMLTGSLPFPGESPQAIAARHQRDPVPSPRSLNSGVPRSLEGIVMKALQKRPEDRYAAATDLLSDLRSVRDALRFGRSLSWTPFEAAPAAANAPAASAVHSPSPPKSVPPPRPDPAPAAMPAARMSPTAAADESLSPWLKLALGTVLVILLGSAIVGLALWFATSSKPPAARFPKLVGMRIEDARAVADKAHVKLVIRRDYDEKADAGIIYRSDREEGVPVRPGHSILVWVSRGSRRVWVPDVTGMDKDAAVRKLEDAGLTLGLVNREYNDTVAFDQVIRQNPRAGKRVLRDTPANLALSDGPNLAETPAGPPPDAAFPDEAQGGGTGALPDASNEEPQTYTLTVKVKEDGRGQRQVRVEYDDAHGTNTPIDESHGEGDVITQQVEVFGPRITIRVYYGDDPVPVSERTRTLRR, encoded by the coding sequence ATGATCGGTCAGGTAGTGCACCTGCGTTACGAGGTGCTCGAGCGCGTCGGCGAGGGCACCCTGCTGCAGGCATACAAGGCTCGCGACAAGGTGATGGGCCGCATGGTGGCGCTCAAGGCGCTCCAACCGGCCTACGCGCGCGATCCGGCAGTCTGCGCGGCGCTGCGCTCCGTGGCCGGTGAGACGGCCGCCCTCACGCACCCGAACATCGCTCGCGTCTTCGAGATCGCCGAGGAGGACGGCGTCCCGTTCCTGGTGACGGAGTTCGTTCGCGGCATCAACCTCAAGGAGCGCATCCGTCGCATCGCGCCGTTCACGCTCTCGGTCGCCGTCGATTTCGGCATCGCCATCGGCGAGGCGCTGCAGCACGCGCACGGCGCCGGCATTCTTCACGGAGACCTGCGCCCTCACAACGTGGCGGTGAGCCCGGAGGGCGTGGTGAAGGTGACCGACTTCGGAATGCTGCACGCCGCGGCCGCCTCTCCACGCGCCTTCCAGACGGCCGGCGCGCGCGCCGTCCACTATCAGGCTCCCGAGCTCTCCGAGGGGCGGCCGCCGTCGCCCTCGGCCGACCTCTACGCGCTCGGAGTGATCCTCTTCGAGATGCTGACCGGCAGCCTGCCCTTTCCCGGCGAGAGCCCGCAGGCCATCGCCGCGCGGCACCAGCGCGACCCGGTGCCCTCGCCGCGCTCCCTGAACTCTGGCGTGCCACGCTCGCTGGAAGGCATCGTCATGAAGGCGCTACAGAAGCGGCCAGAGGATCGTTACGCCGCGGCGACCGATCTCTTGAGCGACCTGAGGTCGGTGCGCGACGCCCTGCGTTTCGGGCGATCGCTGTCGTGGACCCCGTTCGAGGCCGCCCCCGCGGCGGCCAACGCGCCGGCGGCGTCTGCCGTACACTCGCCGTCTCCGCCGAAGTCGGTGCCGCCGCCGCGGCCCGACCCGGCGCCCGCCGCGATGCCCGCCGCCCGCATGTCGCCGACCGCCGCGGCCGACGAGTCGCTCTCGCCATGGCTCAAGCTCGCGCTTGGCACGGTGCTCGTCATTCTCCTCGGCTCTGCCATCGTCGGCCTGGCGCTCTGGTTCGCCACGTCCAGCAAGCCGCCCGCCGCGCGCTTCCCGAAGCTGGTGGGCATGAGGATCGAGGACGCTCGCGCCGTCGCGGACAAGGCGCACGTGAAGCTGGTGATCCGCCGCGACTATGACGAGAAGGCCGATGCCGGAATCATCTACCGCTCGGACCGGGAGGAGGGCGTGCCCGTGCGGCCCGGGCACAGCATTCTGGTGTGGGTGAGCCGTGGCTCGCGGCGCGTCTGGGTGCCGGACGTCACCGGCATGGACAAGGACGCGGCAGTGCGGAAACTGGAGGACGCCGGGTTGACCCTGGGGCTGGTGAACCGCGAGTACAACGACACGGTTGCCTTCGACCAGGTGATCCGGCAAAACCCGCGCGCCGGCAAGCGCGTGCTGCGGGATACGCCAGCCAACCTGGCACTGAGCGACGGGCCCAACCTGGCCGAGACCCCGGCGGGGCCGCCGCCGGACGCGGCGTTTCCCGATGAGGCACAGGGCGGCGGAACCGGCGCCCTCCCGGACGCGTCCAACGAGGAGCCTCAGACCTACACGCTCACGGTGAAGGTGAAGGAGGACGGGCGCGGTCAGCGGCAGGTGCGCGTAGAGTACGATGACGCGCACGGCACGAACACGCCGATCGACGAGAGCCACGGCGAAGGAGACGTGATCACGCAGCAGGTGGAGGTCTTCGGCCCGCGCATCACGATTCGCGTGTACTACGGTGACGACCCGGTGCCCGTGTCCGAGCGCACGCGAACGCTCAGGAGATGA
- the rpe gene encoding ribulose-phosphate 3-epimerase: protein MHVRLSPSLLSADFGALADAAAACAAGGADMLHFDVMDGQFVPNITFGPQVLRALRSRSHLPFDTHLMIVDPDRFIDEFAEAGATDITVQAEACVHLQRTLAHIRAVGARAGLALNPATPLSALDYVMDDLDLLLVMSVNPGFGGQTFIPAMLSKIAGARQRIEGSGRDILLSVDGGIGTSNAAKVVAAGAGMIVAGSSVFGHPDGPGAGLRALREAGSRL from the coding sequence ATGCACGTCCGGCTCTCGCCGTCGCTTCTTTCCGCGGACTTCGGTGCGCTGGCCGACGCGGCGGCGGCATGCGCTGCGGGCGGCGCCGACATGCTGCACTTTGACGTGATGGACGGCCAGTTCGTGCCGAACATCACCTTCGGCCCCCAGGTGCTTCGGGCGCTGCGCTCCCGCTCGCACCTGCCGTTCGACACGCACCTGATGATCGTCGATCCGGACCGCTTCATCGACGAGTTCGCCGAGGCCGGCGCGACCGACATCACGGTGCAGGCCGAGGCCTGTGTGCACCTTCAGCGCACCCTGGCGCACATCCGGGCGGTTGGCGCCAGGGCGGGCCTCGCGCTCAACCCGGCCACGCCGCTCAGCGCGCTCGACTACGTGATGGACGACCTGGACCTGCTGCTCGTGATGAGCGTGAACCCCGGCTTTGGTGGTCAGACGTTCATCCCGGCGATGCTCTCCAAGATTGCCGGGGCCCGTCAGCGCATCGAGGGCTCCGGCCGCGACATCCTCCTCTCGGTGGACGGGGGCATCGGGACGAGCAACGCCGCGAAGGTCGTCGCGGCGGGCGCCGGGATGATCGTGGCTGGTTCGAGCGTGTTCGGCCACCCGGATGGGCCCGGCGCCGGTCTCCGCGCGCTGCGGGAGGCCGGCTCGCGCCTCTAG
- the ribD gene encoding bifunctional diaminohydroxyphosphoribosylaminopyrimidine deaminase/5-amino-6-(5-phosphoribosylamino)uracil reductase RibD, with the protein MRRALLLSRRGFTPPNPLVGCVLVRGGEVVGEGWHRFAGAPHAEAEALAVAGELARDATAYVTLEPCAHFGRTPPCADALIRAGVRRVVAAVSDPDPRTAGAGLERLRAAGLDVVCGPLEPEARAANAPFFHFHATGTPHVTLKAAVTLDGKIATASGDARWVTGAPARRFAHRLRAQAGAVLCGIGTVLADDPLLTARIRGVPRQPLRVILDTRLRTPAASRLARTAAETPTLIVAGTDAPPSAAQELRAAGIEILVLATDNKNRIPLGPLLAELARRRIISVLVEGGGEVHAAFLKAGCVQRLLWFVAPKIAGGRHAPTSVGGAGAKRMANALPLAPFHVRRMGADLLLESKPVPM; encoded by the coding sequence ATGCGCCGGGCGCTCTTGCTGTCGCGTCGGGGCTTCACTCCGCCGAACCCTCTCGTCGGCTGCGTGCTCGTGCGCGGCGGAGAGGTGGTCGGCGAGGGATGGCACCGCTTCGCGGGCGCGCCACACGCCGAGGCCGAGGCGCTGGCCGTCGCCGGCGAATTGGCTCGCGACGCCACGGCTTACGTCACGCTGGAGCCCTGCGCGCACTTCGGCCGCACGCCGCCCTGCGCCGACGCCTTGATCCGCGCCGGCGTGCGGCGGGTCGTCGCTGCCGTCTCGGACCCGGATCCGCGCACGGCGGGCGCCGGTCTGGAGCGCCTGCGGGCGGCCGGTCTCGACGTGGTCTGTGGCCCCCTCGAGCCCGAGGCGCGCGCCGCCAACGCCCCCTTCTTCCACTTCCATGCCACTGGGACGCCGCACGTCACCCTGAAGGCCGCCGTCACGCTGGACGGCAAGATCGCCACGGCTTCGGGCGATGCGCGCTGGGTGACCGGCGCGCCGGCCAGGCGGTTCGCGCATCGCCTGAGGGCACAGGCCGGCGCCGTGCTGTGCGGCATCGGCACCGTGCTGGCGGACGATCCGCTGCTGACGGCCCGCATCCGCGGCGTGCCGCGCCAACCGCTCCGGGTGATCCTGGACACGCGGCTTCGAACGCCCGCGGCCTCCCGACTCGCCCGGACGGCGGCCGAGACGCCCACCCTCATCGTTGCTGGCACGGACGCGCCCCCGAGTGCGGCACAAGAACTGAGAGCCGCCGGGATCGAGATCCTGGTGCTGGCAACCGATAACAAGAACCGAATACCACTGGGCCCGCTCCTGGCCGAGCTCGCCCGCCGTCGCATCATCAGCGTGCTGGTGGAGGGAGGGGGCGAGGTGCACGCAGCCTTCCTGAAGGCCGGGTGTGTCCAGCGGCTTCTCTGGTTCGTGGCGCCGAAGATCGCCGGTGGGCGGCACGCGCCCACCTCGGTGGGGGGCGCCGGCGCGAAGCGGATGGCGAACGCCCTGCCACTCGCGCCTTTCCACGTTCGTCGCATGGGAGCCGATCTGCTCCTGGAAAGCAAGCCGGTACCGATGTGA
- a CDS encoding protein kinase, whose product MNAHVTVPEHINLLQALPRGASSVGYRACDRRTGAMVAARLYRRLDWLTDAEAAARAASVTATARRLADVRHPALCGVLCAHECEEGVWIVREWAEGLSLREHLVRHGMLSREEASRVTAEAAAALAALHAAGLSHGALGPTNVFISPDGAVRIADPALGLAAGALEIAGVPCRAERRRIPADDTRALAAMRSRLSIGVRADAGARPRGVYSVPAVAALPPARAARTAWQPRMSLRPSVAIGTFGAFLTLTAVALPEQGARQAARNSVVRSATLAASAPLSAEPAPVPFTEQDRRFARLAVRRQGAVALAHPMVAEMLALTEEQRTEVAAAVAAQRDRVEQMVGRCAQGAAVNTVASMRAIREETRARVMLALDARQRATWEAFEQQPLAPGEPVL is encoded by the coding sequence ATGAATGCCCACGTCACCGTGCCCGAGCACATCAATCTGCTCCAGGCGCTGCCCCGCGGCGCCTCTTCTGTCGGCTATCGCGCGTGCGACCGGCGCACCGGCGCCATGGTGGCAGCCAGGCTCTACAGGCGTCTCGACTGGCTGACCGACGCCGAGGCCGCCGCGCGCGCCGCGTCGGTGACCGCGACTGCCCGCAGACTCGCCGACGTGAGGCATCCGGCCCTCTGTGGCGTGCTATGCGCGCACGAGTGCGAGGAGGGCGTCTGGATCGTGCGGGAGTGGGCGGAGGGGCTGTCGCTGCGCGAGCACCTGGTGCGCCATGGCATGCTCTCTCGCGAGGAGGCAAGCCGCGTCACAGCCGAGGCGGCCGCCGCCCTGGCCGCCCTCCACGCGGCCGGGCTGAGCCACGGCGCGCTCGGCCCGACCAACGTGTTCATCTCCCCAGACGGCGCCGTGCGGATCGCTGACCCGGCCCTTGGCCTGGCGGCGGGCGCGCTCGAGATCGCCGGAGTGCCCTGTCGCGCGGAGCGCCGCCGGATCCCCGCGGACGACACGCGGGCGCTGGCCGCCATGCGCTCCAGGCTCTCCATCGGCGTACGGGCCGACGCCGGCGCGCGCCCGCGCGGGGTATACTCCGTGCCGGCCGTGGCCGCTCTGCCGCCGGCGCGCGCCGCGCGGACCGCCTGGCAACCACGCATGTCCCTGCGCCCGTCGGTGGCGATCGGGACCTTTGGCGCCTTTCTCACCTTGACGGCGGTCGCGCTTCCGGAGCAGGGAGCGCGACAGGCGGCGCGGAACTCCGTCGTGCGGTCCGCGACGCTCGCCGCCAGCGCCCCGCTGTCGGCGGAGCCGGCGCCCGTGCCGTTCACCGAGCAGGACCGGCGGTTCGCTCGCCTGGCCGTGCGGCGGCAGGGCGCCGTGGCGCTGGCGCACCCGATGGTCGCCGAGATGCTGGCGCTCACCGAGGAGCAGCGCACCGAGGTCGCTGCCGCGGTGGCGGCGCAGCGCGATCGCGTGGAGCAGATGGTCGGCCGCTGCGCGCAGGGCGCCGCGGTCAACACCGTCGCCTCCATGCGCGCGATCCGAGAGGAGACGAGGGCCCGCGTCATGCTGGCGCTAGACGCGCGGCAGCGGGCCACATGGGAGGCCTTCGAGCAGCAGCCGCTCGCTCCCGGCGAGCCCGTGCTGTAG
- a CDS encoding DivIVA domain-containing protein, with amino-acid sequence MSAESTLRAEFPRALRGYAPEAVDRFVEEIGNRLDAMQKLLDEQAERTADLARATESAGAKLSAYVAKEEAIASALVSIEQHRASVAHENEQRAQEAHALAESVLEQARREATAIVVAARGEAAGLTAAAEAECVRQSERLESLRVEYEETIRHIRRALEAQLALLPRPGAATAELALTAAVAAPREGCVEAA; translated from the coding sequence ATGTCGGCCGAGAGTACCCTGAGAGCCGAGTTCCCGCGCGCGCTGCGCGGCTATGCGCCGGAGGCCGTCGATCGCTTTGTGGAGGAGATCGGCAACCGGTTGGACGCGATGCAGAAGCTGCTGGACGAACAGGCGGAGCGGACCGCGGACCTGGCGCGTGCAACGGAGAGCGCCGGCGCGAAGCTCTCGGCGTACGTGGCGAAGGAGGAGGCCATCGCCAGCGCCCTTGTGTCCATCGAACAGCATCGCGCCTCCGTGGCGCATGAGAACGAACAGAGGGCCCAGGAGGCCCACGCTCTGGCCGAGAGCGTTCTGGAGCAGGCACGCCGTGAGGCCACCGCGATCGTCGTTGCAGCGCGCGGGGAGGCTGCGGGCCTGACGGCGGCAGCCGAGGCGGAGTGCGTCCGCCAGTCCGAGCGGCTCGAGTCGCTTCGCGTCGAGTACGAAGAGACAATCCGGCACATCCGGCGCGCCCTGGAGGCCCAACTCGCCCTTCTGCCCCGCCCGGGAGCCGCGACGGCGGAACTCGCCCTGACCGCGGCCGTCGCCGCGCCGCGCGAGGGCTGTGTCGAGGCGGCCTGA
- a CDS encoding phytanoyl-CoA dioxygenase family protein, producing MVTEEQIRFFRENGYLQCGQVLTPGQTRALRARLDDVLEGRSRAEPETKRNMLGDGSERVVVQVVNIWEADDRFHEHIFNPTICEIAAALMGTDVVRVWHDQVQYKPPRVGGPTTWHQDHPYWPIIQPADLVSAWVAIEDATVENGCMRMVPRSHLWGPHKGGTIGTDPETFAPLPDMSLVPAGERIEIVPCEVRAGEVMFHHCLTWHGSPPNLSERGRPAIAVHYMPGWTRYEPGQAGHIVERRVTVAPGEVLQGEYFPTVWDRGPLRVPVLA from the coding sequence ATGGTGACCGAAGAGCAGATCCGCTTCTTTCGCGAGAACGGATACTTGCAGTGCGGCCAGGTTCTGACGCCCGGCCAGACCCGCGCGCTGCGCGCCCGCCTCGACGACGTCCTGGAGGGGCGTTCGCGCGCCGAGCCCGAGACCAAACGGAACATGCTCGGCGACGGTTCCGAGCGAGTCGTCGTGCAGGTCGTGAACATCTGGGAAGCAGACGACCGGTTCCACGAGCACATCTTCAATCCGACGATCTGCGAGATCGCCGCGGCGCTGATGGGGACCGACGTGGTCCGCGTCTGGCACGACCAGGTGCAGTACAAGCCGCCCCGCGTCGGGGGACCCACGACCTGGCACCAGGACCACCCCTACTGGCCGATCATCCAGCCGGCCGACCTGGTGAGCGCCTGGGTGGCGATCGAGGACGCCACCGTGGAGAACGGCTGCATGCGCATGGTGCCACGCAGCCACCTGTGGGGGCCGCACAAGGGCGGCACCATCGGCACGGACCCCGAGACCTTCGCGCCGCTGCCCGACATGTCGCTGGTGCCCGCGGGAGAGCGCATCGAGATCGTGCCATGCGAGGTGCGCGCCGGCGAGGTGATGTTCCACCACTGCCTCACCTGGCACGGCAGCCCGCCCAACCTCTCCGAGCGCGGCAGGCCGGCCATCGCGGTCCACTACATGCCTGGCTGGACGCGCTACGAACCAGGCCAGGCCGGCCATATCGTCGAGCGCCGGGTCACCGTCGCCCCGGGCGAGGTGCTCCAGGGTGAGTACTTCCCCACCGTGTGGGACCGTGGTCCGCTGCGGGTGCCCGTGCTGGCGTAG
- a CDS encoding zf-TFIIB domain-containing protein, translating into MNCPACSAPLQLTERQGVEIDYCPQCRGIWLDRGELDKLIDRSESYRGRHAPSTPDHRDRDANWQRHHDDDDDDDYRQGRKKRRSFLRDLLDFD; encoded by the coding sequence ATGAACTGCCCCGCGTGCAGTGCTCCCCTGCAGCTCACCGAGAGGCAGGGTGTCGAGATCGACTACTGCCCCCAGTGCCGTGGCATATGGCTGGATAGGGGCGAGCTAGACAAACTCATCGACCGGTCGGAGAGCTACCGGGGCCGCCACGCGCCCTCCACCCCCGATCATCGTGATCGAGATGCCAACTGGCAACGCCACCACGATGATGACGATGACGACGACTACCGACAGGGACGCAAGAAGCGCCGTTCTTTCCTGAGGGACCTCCTGGACTTCGACTAG
- a CDS encoding MFS transporter → MTEPRTPTELQGPPKGLSPTVRALGVVSLLTDVSSEMVYPVNPIFLTQVLGAAPAAVGIIEGVAESTASLLKLVSGWLSDRAGRRKPLTMAGYGLGAISKPLIAVSGAWWHVLAARFLDRTGKGLRSAPRDALIAESCRPEERGRAFGFHRGMDTAGAVGGPLLGYAFLLLNPGRLRWLYLLAFVPGVLSVAVLSRWVRERATPLDHQAAPPPVALPSWRSLSPTYRRYLAVLAIFSIGNSSDAFLLLRAEDMGVATLHLLLLYALFNVVEASLSYPVGVLSDRIGRKPLLVAGFGVFAAVYLGFALASATWTVWLLFPLYGLYYTLTGGVQRALAADLSHPERRATEIGAYHMLIGLAALPASILAGWLYGIARPLPFIVGAGAAALAVAALLATCGSFRVDAKPA, encoded by the coding sequence ATGACGGAGCCTCGGACACCCACGGAGCTTCAAGGGCCGCCGAAGGGCCTCTCCCCCACGGTGCGCGCGCTCGGCGTCGTCAGCCTGCTCACCGACGTGTCGAGCGAGATGGTCTACCCGGTCAACCCCATCTTCCTCACGCAGGTGCTCGGGGCGGCGCCGGCGGCCGTGGGCATCATCGAGGGCGTGGCGGAGAGCACCGCCAGCCTTCTGAAGCTCGTGTCGGGGTGGCTCTCGGACCGCGCCGGGCGCCGCAAGCCCCTCACGATGGCCGGCTACGGCCTGGGCGCTATCTCGAAGCCCCTGATCGCCGTCTCTGGCGCATGGTGGCATGTGCTGGCCGCCCGCTTCCTGGACCGTACCGGCAAAGGGCTGCGTTCGGCTCCGCGCGACGCGCTGATCGCGGAGAGCTGCCGGCCGGAGGAGCGCGGGCGAGCGTTCGGCTTTCACCGCGGCATGGACACGGCCGGCGCGGTCGGCGGGCCGCTGCTGGGCTATGCTTTCCTCCTCCTCAATCCCGGCCGGCTGCGCTGGCTCTACCTGCTCGCCTTCGTTCCTGGGGTGCTCAGCGTGGCCGTGCTCTCGCGCTGGGTGCGCGAGCGCGCTACCCCGCTGGACCACCAGGCTGCGCCCCCCCCGGTGGCGTTGCCGTCCTGGCGGTCGCTGTCGCCGACGTACCGGCGCTATCTGGCGGTGCTCGCAATTTTCAGCATCGGCAACTCCTCCGACGCCTTCCTACTGCTGCGCGCCGAGGATATGGGCGTCGCCACGCTGCACCTGCTCTTGCTGTACGCGCTGTTCAACGTGGTCGAGGCCTCGCTCAGCTACCCCGTCGGCGTTCTTTCGGACCGCATCGGGCGCAAGCCGCTGCTGGTGGCCGGATTCGGTGTGTTCGCGGCCGTCTACCTCGGCTTCGCGCTGGCCAGCGCCACGTGGACCGTCTGGCTGCTCTTCCCACTCTACGGCCTCTACTACACGCTGACCGGCGGGGTCCAGCGCGCGTTGGCCGCCGATCTTTCGCATCCCGAGCGCCGCGCCACCGAGATCGGCGCATACCACATGCTCATCGGGCTCGCGGCACTGCCAGCCAGCATCCTGGCCGGCTGGCTCTACGGCATCGCGAGGCCGCTGCCCTTCATCGTCGGCGCCGGCGCCGCTGCGCTGGCGGTGGCGGCCCTGCTCGCGACGTGCGGCTCGTTTCGCGTGGACGCGAAGCCAGCATGA